One region of bacterium genomic DNA includes:
- a CDS encoding ThuA domain-containing protein, whose amino-acid sequence MASDNNTEKKGVLSAGLAALAAAAVTPQVHAAPKPKAPGETKIVAVMAHDTNHNGVTQEYYMRTIFESKKDWRLIFARASSLFTPELIGDADLLVTARTGIADPIDLTADPLADSMREGAQLWTDENVKAIINNIRNRGMGFLALHCTIYSRNRDITDLLGIEPIMHNEVQPIWVRDTNQDHPITQGIGRFFINLDEQFAVVIKSEYSTTLFETTAMHDKRNAVGGWCLENGKGRIVGLLPGHTADPYRLPEYQEIVWRAAHWAMRRDIPPYPKAGKSI is encoded by the coding sequence ATGGCTTCAGATAACAATACGGAAAAGAAGGGCGTACTGAGCGCGGGACTTGCTGCGCTTGCTGCGGCTGCGGTTACACCGCAGGTACACGCGGCGCCGAAACCCAAAGCCCCGGGCGAAACCAAGATCGTCGCGGTCATGGCCCATGACACCAACCATAACGGTGTCACCCAGGAATATTATATGCGCACCATTTTCGAATCGAAAAAGGACTGGCGACTCATATTCGCCCGGGCGAGCAGCCTGTTTACCCCGGAGCTTATCGGCGACGCCGACCTCCTCGTCACCGCGCGCACCGGTATTGCCGATCCGATCGACCTGACCGCCGATCCGCTCGCCGATTCCATGCGGGAAGGCGCGCAGCTGTGGACCGATGAGAATGTGAAAGCGATCATAAACAACATCAGAAACCGCGGCATGGGATTCCTGGCGCTTCACTGCACCATCTATTCCCGAAACAGGGACATCACCGACCTGCTCGGTATCGAGCCGATCATGCACAACGAGGTCCAGCCGATATGGGTGCGTGATACGAATCAGGATCATCCCATCACGCAGGGTATCGGCAGATTTTTCATCAATCTCGATGAACAGTTCGCGGTGGTGATCAAATCGGAGTACTCGACCACGCTCTTCGAGACCACCGCCATGCACGACAAGCGGAACGCCGTGGGCGGCTGGTGCCTCGAAAACGGCAAGGGACGGATTGTGGGGCTGCTCCCCGGGCATACCGCCGACCCGTACAGGCTCCCCGAATACCAGGAAATCGTGTGGCGGGCGGCGCACTGGGCGATGAGACGGGATATTCCCCCCTATCCGAAAGCGGGGAAATCGATATAA
- a CDS encoding ThuA domain-containing protein, whose amino-acid sequence MGVSKPSRRTVLKTGLAAVAASAGTVTQAHAAPKPKAPGETKVVVMMGDYCHNPIYQETNVRGIFSSHKDWRLCFPRGSRFFTPELLGDADLLITARYSGRDPVRWTGEGVDDTMTAGEPLWTDERARLVIDHVKNRGMGFMAVHCTIFAGSTEIEDLLGIEPVLHQEIQPIIIRDLNGDHPVTQGINPFFINLDEQFDVIIKDTTKTTVLFRSLAVHDKRDSVGGWCLEQGNGRVVGLLPGDTRWPYEVPEYREIFWRAAHWALKRDIPSRSRA is encoded by the coding sequence ATGGGTGTTTCCAAACCATCGCGGAGGACGGTTCTCAAGACCGGACTGGCGGCGGTCGCGGCATCGGCGGGCACTGTCACGCAGGCTCACGCCGCTCCAAAACCGAAAGCCCCCGGGGAAACCAAGGTCGTGGTCATGATGGGCGATTACTGCCATAACCCGATATACCAGGAAACGAACGTCCGCGGCATATTTTCTTCCCACAAGGACTGGCGCCTCTGTTTCCCGCGGGGAAGCAGATTTTTCACCCCGGAGTTGCTCGGCGATGCCGACCTGCTCATTACCGCGCGGTACAGCGGGAGGGACCCGGTGCGGTGGACAGGCGAGGGTGTCGACGATACCATGACCGCGGGTGAGCCGCTCTGGACTGATGAACGCGCCCGGCTCGTGATAGATCATGTCAAAAACCGCGGCATGGGATTCATGGCCGTACACTGTACCATCTTTGCGGGAAGCACGGAGATCGAGGACCTGCTCGGGATAGAACCGGTACTTCACCAGGAAATCCAGCCGATAATCATCAGGGACCTTAACGGGGATCATCCGGTTACGCAGGGGATAAATCCGTTTTTTATTAACCTCGACGAGCAGTTCGATGTTATTATCAAGGACACCACGAAGACAACCGTCCTGTTCAGGTCGCTTGCCGTCCATGACAAACGGGACTCGGTCGGAGGATGGTGCCTCGAACAGGGAAACGGCAGAGTCGTCGGGCTGCTTCCGGGTGATACGCGCTGGCCTTACGAAGTCCCCGAGTACCGGGAGATTTTCTGGCGGGCCGCTCACTGGGCGCTCAAACGTGACATTCCTTCCCGTTCACGGGCGTGA
- a CDS encoding ThuA domain-containing protein — MNSGKQPSRRTVLKTGIASIAASAAAVTVSSAEVPKKAPGETKVVAVMGDYWHPAASQERHVRQIFASLKGWKIYFVLASRYLTPELLGDADLLITARYGGGDDPAWTPDPVVVSRPAGDTIWTEDQARAIFNNVKNRGMGWMAVHCTLFSGRTDVEDFIGIEPVLHQEIQPVIVRELNPDHPVTRDIKPFFFNLDEQFDAIIKDPSSTTGLFRTLAVHDKRNALGGWCLERGKGRVIGLLPGHYQWTYRVPEYQHIFFRAAHWALNRDIPPFTAPGA; from the coding sequence ATGAATTCAGGTAAACAACCGTCGCGGAGAACGGTTCTCAAAACGGGCATCGCTTCGATAGCGGCTTCCGCGGCTGCCGTCACGGTATCGTCCGCCGAGGTGCCGAAAAAAGCTCCCGGAGAAACGAAGGTCGTTGCGGTCATGGGCGATTACTGGCATCCCGCCGCTTCGCAGGAACGTCATGTCCGCCAGATATTCGCTTCTCTCAAGGGCTGGAAGATTTACTTCGTGCTGGCGAGCAGGTATCTCACGCCGGAGCTGCTCGGCGATGCCGACCTCCTTATAACCGCCCGGTACGGCGGTGGAGACGATCCGGCATGGACTCCCGATCCGGTTGTCGTTTCACGGCCTGCGGGGGATACGATATGGACAGAGGATCAGGCCAGGGCTATCTTCAATAATGTCAAAAACCGCGGCATGGGCTGGATGGCCGTCCACTGCACACTCTTTTCGGGAAGGACGGATGTGGAGGATTTTATCGGTATCGAGCCGGTACTGCATCAGGAAATTCAGCCGGTCATCGTCCGCGAGCTGAATCCCGATCATCCGGTCACGAGAGATATAAAGCCGTTCTTTTTCAATCTGGACGAGCAGTTCGATGCGATAATCAAGGATCCGTCCTCGACAACTGGCCTGTTCAGAACACTCGCTGTGCACGACAAACGCAACGCGCTCGGAGGGTGGTGTCTCGAACGCGGCAAAGGCAGGGTCATCGGGCTTTTACCCGGTCATTACCAGTGGACATACCGTGTTCCCGAATATCAGCACATATTCTTCCGGGCCGCGCACTGGGCGCTCAACCGTGATATTCCGCCGTTTACCGCCCCCGGAGCATGA